From a single Arachis hypogaea cultivar Tifrunner chromosome 3, arahy.Tifrunner.gnm2.J5K5, whole genome shotgun sequence genomic region:
- the LOC112790491 gene encoding replication protein A 70 kDa DNA-binding subunit A, whose product MSVNLTANAIPSIIGGDVNSKPLVQVLDLSLISSSSNSQQQRYRMLLSDAVSSHQAMLATQLNDRVRTNRVKKGSVVQLLEYICSPLQNRKIIVVLNMETIIPDCEIIGNPKPFGESNLPTQKTSPDKVVQTSSRGHNNNQQQTSQTGHAAQSFRPIVQPAYQPPPVYKNRGAIVKNEAPARIIPIAALNPYQGRWAIKARVTAKGDLRRYNNVRGDGKVFSFDLLDSDGGEIRVTCFNAVVDRFYNAIQVGKVYTISKGSLKPAQKNFNHLKNDWEIVLDSNSNVELCPDEDDSIPKQQFSFRPIIDLENVDNNAILDVIGVVISVNPSVPILRKNGMETQRRILNIKDSSGRSVELTLWGEFCNREGQKLQEMADAGSFPIVAVKAGKVNDFSGKSIGTISTTQLSINPDLPEAHTLREWFDRVGKDSVSRSISKDVLPGGPKNEIRKTVSQIKDEGLGRSDKPDWITVRATVSFIKTDTFCYTACPLMVGDRQCSKKVTRVGDARWQCDRCNQEFEECDYRYLLQAQIVDHTGITWVTAFQEAGEEIMEYPAKELYLLKYEEQDDDKFGKIIKSSLFNHFVFRLKIKEELYGDEQRVKVTVVKADKVNYSSESRYMLESISKFCRQ is encoded by the exons ATGTCGGTGAATCTAACGGCAAACGCGATTCCGTCAATAATAGGCGGCGACGTGAACTCGAAACCGCTGGTTCAGGTTCTCGATTTGTCGCTGATCTCAAGCAGTAGCAACTCGCAGCAGCAGCGGTACCGCATGTTGCTATCCGACGCCGTTTCGTCTCACCAAGCCATGCTCGCAACTCAGCTCAACGACCGAGTCCGAACCAACCGAGTCAAGAAAGGCTCCGTCGTTCAGCTCCTCGAGTACATTTGTAGCCCTCTCCAAAACCgcaa GATTATTGTAGTACTCAACATGGAAACTATAATCCCAGATTGCGAGATCATTGGGAATCCAAAACCGTTTGGGGAATCTAATTTACCAACTCAGAAAACATCACCTGATAAAGTTGTGCAGACATCATCCAGGGGTCATAATAATAATCAACAACAGACTTCTCAAACAGGTCATGCTGCACAGAGTTTCCGGCCAATAGTTCAACCTGCATATCAGCCACCTCCAGTTTACAAAAACCGTGGTGCTATTGTGAAAAATGAGGCACCAGCACGCATCATTCCCATAGCAGCTTTAAATCCTTACCAAGGTCGTTGGGCAATCAAGGCAAGGGTAACCGCAAAAGGGGATCTGCGCCGCTACAATAATGTTCGTGGAGATGGGAAAGTTTTCTCATTTGATCTCCTTGATTCTGATGGAGGTGAAATACGAGTAACCTGCTTTAATGCTGTTGTAGATCGTTTCTACAATGCAATTCAAGTTGGTAAAGTTTACACAATATCCAAAGGTAGCTTGAAACCTGCGCAGAAAAATTTTAACCATTTGAAGAATGATTGGGAAATTGTattggattcaaattcaaatgTTGAACTTTGTCCGGATGAAGATGATTCTATTCCTAAACAGCAATTCTCCTTCAGGCCAATAATTGACCTTGAGAATGTTGACAATAATGCCATTCTTGATGTTATTGGGGTTGTGATATCTGTGAATCCTTCGGTTCCCATCTTGAGGAAGAATGGGATGGAAACTCAGAGAAGAATTTTGAATATAAAGGACTCCTCAGGCAGGAGTGTCGAGTTAACCCTTTGGGGCGAATTCTGCAACAGGGAAGGACAAAAGCTGCAAGAGATGGCTGATGCTGGGTCCTTCCCCATTGTGGCAGTCAAGGCAGGGAAGGTTAACGACTTCAGTGGAAAATCTATTGGTACTATTTCTACTACACAGCTTTCCATAAACCCGGACTTGCCTGAGGCTCATACCTTGAGAGAATGGTTTGATAGAGTCGGAAAGGATTCAGTTTCTCGATCCATTTCTAAGGATGTTTTGCCAGGAGGACCAAAGAATGAGATACGTAAAACTGTGTCTCAGATCAAGGATGAAGGCCTGGGGCGGTCTGATAAGCCAGACTGGATAACAGTGAGGGCAACCGTATCATTCATCAAGACAGATACGTTTTGTTACACAGCTTGCCCTCTGATGGTTGGAGACCGACAGTGCAGTAAGAAAGTGACCAGGGTAGGAGACGCAAGATGGCAGTGTGATAGATGCAACCAAGAGTTTGAGGAGTGTGATTACCGGTACCTTCTTCAAGCTCAAATTGTGGATCATACAGGAATAACTTGGGTAACTGCTTTTCAGGAAGCAGGGGAAGAGATTATGGAGTACCCAGCGAAAGAGCTGTACTTGTTGAAGTATGAAGAGCAGGATGATGACAAGTTCGGGAAAATAATCAAGAGTAGCCTCTTCAACCATTTTGTGTTTAGGCTTAAAATCAAAGAGGAATTGTATGGTGATGAACAGAGGGTTAAGGTAACAGTAGTCAAGGCAGATAAAGTTAATTACTCTTCAGAGAGTAGATACATGCTTGAATCGATTTCCAAGTTTTGTAGGCAGTAA
- the LOC112790492 gene encoding uncharacterized protein, with protein MASTSAVSMAMPPTYTTQKKVVGVPSSEAFLKPLPLRTPKGVAASATKSNGTFQVSASMKEKVVTGLTAAALTASMMVPDVAEAAVSPSLKNFLLSIVAGGVVLVVIVGAVVGVANFDPVKRS; from the coding sequence ATGGCATCTACTTCAGCAGTTTCAATGGCTATGCCACCAACATACACAACCCAGAAAAAGGTTGTTGGGGTGCCTAGCTCTGAGGCATTCTTGAAGCCACTTCCTCTAAGGACTCCAAAGGGTGTTGCAGCATCAGCAACAAAATCCAATGGTACGTTTCAAGTGAGTGCTTCCATGAAGGAGAAGGTTGTGACAGGGCTCACAGCAGCTGCATTGACAGCTTCAATGATGGTTCCTGATGTGGCTGAGGCTGCTGTCAGCCCTTCACTCAAGAACTTCTTGCTCAGCATAGTAGCTGGTGGAGTTGTGCTTGTGGTCATTGTTGGCGCTGTCGTTGGTGTCGCCAATTTCGATCCTGTTAAGCGAAGCTGA